In Flavobacterium gelatinilyticum, a genomic segment contains:
- a CDS encoding UDP-glucose 6-dehydrogenase — MEITKICCIGAGYVGGPTMAVIAQKCPHIQVTVVDLNEQRIKDWNDPNTDNIPIYEPGLSEIVAEARGRNLFFSTEVEKAIDEAQVIFISVNTPTKTYGKGKGMAADLKYIELCARQIAKVAKQNKIVVEKSTLPVRTAEAIKSILDNTGNGVQFQILSNPEFLAEGTAVTDLLSPDRILIGGDSSSEGEKAINALVDVYANWVSRDKILTTNVWSSELSKLTANAFLAQRISSINAMSELCEKTGADVNEVARAIGMDSRIGPKFLKASVGFGGSCFQKDILNLVYIAKSYGLNEVADYWEQVIIMNDHQKRRFSNKIVQTLYNTVADKKITFLGWAFKKDTNDTRESAAIYVADDLINEQAKVSVYDPKVSKNKMLSDLDYLETRSSDENNKSLIVSDDAYDACKNAHAIAVLTEWDEFTTYNWQKIYDSMHKPAFIFDGRNILNAKELEKIGFIYSGIGS, encoded by the coding sequence ATGGAAATTACAAAAATCTGCTGCATAGGTGCCGGTTACGTAGGAGGGCCTACAATGGCTGTTATTGCACAAAAATGCCCGCATATTCAGGTTACAGTTGTGGATCTGAACGAACAAAGAATTAAAGATTGGAATGATCCAAATACTGATAATATTCCTATATACGAACCGGGTCTTTCAGAAATTGTTGCAGAAGCAAGAGGAAGAAATCTTTTTTTTTCAACCGAAGTAGAAAAAGCAATAGATGAAGCTCAGGTTATATTTATTTCGGTAAATACCCCAACGAAAACCTATGGTAAAGGAAAGGGTATGGCCGCCGATTTAAAGTACATCGAATTATGCGCGAGACAGATTGCAAAAGTTGCAAAGCAAAATAAAATTGTAGTAGAAAAATCTACTCTTCCAGTTCGAACAGCAGAAGCTATTAAAAGCATATTAGATAATACTGGAAATGGTGTTCAATTCCAGATTTTATCAAATCCTGAATTCCTGGCAGAAGGAACAGCTGTTACAGATTTGTTAAGCCCTGATAGAATTTTAATTGGAGGCGATTCATCTTCTGAAGGAGAAAAAGCAATTAATGCATTAGTAGATGTATATGCAAATTGGGTTAGCAGAGATAAAATTCTAACGACAAATGTTTGGTCTTCGGAATTATCTAAATTGACAGCTAATGCTTTTCTCGCGCAGCGTATTTCATCTATAAATGCTATGTCAGAATTATGTGAAAAAACAGGAGCTGATGTAAATGAGGTTGCAAGAGCAATAGGAATGGACAGCCGAATAGGGCCAAAATTTTTAAAAGCTTCAGTAGGGTTTGGAGGTTCTTGTTTTCAAAAAGATATTCTGAATTTAGTTTACATTGCAAAATCTTATGGTTTAAATGAAGTTGCAGACTACTGGGAACAGGTAATTATAATGAATGATCATCAAAAAAGAAGATTTTCTAATAAAATTGTCCAGACATTGTACAATACTGTAGCTGATAAAAAAATAACTTTTCTGGGCTGGGCATTCAAGAAAGATACAAACGATACACGAGAATCAGCTGCAATTTATGTAGCTGATGATTTGATCAATGAGCAGGCAAAAGTATCAGTTTATGATCCAAAAGTTTCAAAAAATAAAATGCTAAGTGATTTAGATTATTTGGAGACAAGATCGTCTGATGAAAATAATAAATCATTAATTGTTTCTGATGATGCATATGATGCTTGTAAAAATGCTCATGCCATTGCTGTTTTAACAGAATGGGATGAATTTACAACTTATAACTGGCAGAAAATTTATGATTCAATGCATAAGCCCGCTTTTATTTTTGATGGCAGAAATATTCTAAATGCAAAAGAATTAGAAAAAATAGGATTTATATACAGCGGAATAGGCTCTTAG
- a CDS encoding UpxY family transcription antiterminator, which translates to MNWYVLYTKPKWEKKVAERLVQIGIECYCPLITQIKQWSDRKKKVEVPLFNSYVFVQLPDSDRNSVFQIAGVVRYLFWLGKPAVVRDEEINVIKTSLKSPDLAEISVSSIQVGDKIKLESGAFSNQNAIVKELSKNYYILVLESLGCLLKIKYK; encoded by the coding sequence ATGAATTGGTATGTTTTATACACAAAACCTAAATGGGAGAAAAAAGTTGCGGAGAGACTTGTTCAAATCGGGATTGAATGTTATTGTCCATTAATAACTCAAATTAAACAATGGTCTGACAGAAAGAAAAAAGTAGAAGTGCCTTTGTTTAATTCCTATGTTTTTGTTCAGTTGCCGGATTCTGACCGTAATTCTGTTTTTCAGATTGCAGGTGTTGTCAGATATTTATTTTGGCTGGGAAAACCTGCAGTTGTAAGAGATGAAGAGATTAACGTTATTAAAACGAGTTTAAAATCCCCTGATCTTGCAGAAATATCCGTTTCGTCCATTCAGGTTGGTGATAAAATAAAATTGGAATCAGGAGCCTTTAGTAATCAAAATGCCATAGTCAAAGAATTGTCGAAAAATTATTATATATTAGTATTGGAATCTTTAGGTTGTTTGCTAAAAATAAAATATAAGTAG
- a CDS encoding nucleotide sugar dehydrogenase: protein MEKNIKIAVIGLGYVGLPLARLFATKYPVVGFDINESRVKSLNSGIDSTLEVDSDVLKEVLVNKINEERGLFCTGKIEDIASCNYFIITVPTPVDKNNRPDLTPLYKSSESVGKVLKAGDIVVYESTVYPGVTEEQCVPVLEKISGLVFNKDFFAGYSPERINPGDKEHTVDKILKVTSGSTPEIGLKVDELYKSVITAGTHLAPSIKVAEAAKVIENSQRDINIAFVNELAKIFNLMNIDTHEVLSAAATKWNFLPFKPGLVGGHCIGVDPYYLAQRAQEFGYHPEIILAGRRLNDSMGEYVASQIVKLMIKKGVSVNGANLLMLGITFKENCPDVRNTKIVDVIKALKEYGIVVTIYDPLANVEEVKKEYKLETINSLPIEKFDAIVLGVAHNEFLKLNFSELQKENSLLYDVKGVLGSIADNRL from the coding sequence TTGGAAAAAAATATTAAAATAGCAGTTATCGGACTTGGGTATGTAGGTCTGCCATTAGCCAGATTATTCGCTACAAAGTACCCAGTTGTAGGTTTTGATATTAATGAATCACGAGTTAAAAGCTTAAATTCTGGAATTGACAGCACATTAGAAGTCGATTCCGATGTTTTAAAAGAGGTTCTTGTTAACAAAATAAATGAAGAAAGAGGTCTGTTTTGCACAGGTAAAATAGAAGATATTGCCTCTTGTAATTATTTCATCATTACAGTTCCAACTCCGGTTGATAAAAATAATCGTCCGGATTTAACTCCATTATATAAATCAAGCGAGTCAGTAGGGAAAGTATTAAAAGCAGGTGATATTGTAGTTTACGAATCTACCGTATATCCCGGAGTTACAGAAGAGCAATGTGTTCCGGTCTTAGAAAAAATTTCCGGTTTGGTATTTAATAAAGATTTTTTTGCTGGTTATTCTCCGGAAAGAATTAATCCTGGTGATAAAGAGCATACTGTTGATAAAATTCTAAAAGTGACTTCAGGATCAACTCCGGAAATAGGCTTAAAAGTTGATGAATTATACAAATCAGTAATAACAGCAGGAACCCATCTGGCGCCTTCAATAAAAGTTGCGGAAGCAGCAAAAGTAATTGAAAATTCCCAAAGAGATATTAATATTGCTTTTGTTAATGAGCTAGCTAAGATTTTCAATCTGATGAATATAGATACACATGAAGTTCTGAGTGCAGCAGCAACAAAGTGGAATTTTCTTCCTTTTAAACCTGGTCTGGTAGGCGGACACTGCATTGGTGTAGATCCTTACTATTTAGCACAAAGAGCTCAGGAGTTTGGATATCATCCTGAAATAATTTTGGCGGGAAGACGTTTAAATGACAGCATGGGAGAATACGTTGCTTCACAAATTGTGAAATTGATGATAAAAAAAGGTGTTTCTGTCAATGGAGCAAATCTGTTAATGTTGGGAATAACATTTAAGGAAAATTGTCCGGATGTAAGAAATACAAAAATTGTTGATGTTATAAAAGCATTAAAAGAATACGGAATAGTAGTTACAATTTATGACCCTTTAGCAAATGTTGAAGAGGTTAAAAAAGAGTACAAACTTGAAACTATAAATTCCTTGCCAATCGAAAAGTTTGATGCTATAGTTTTAGGGGTAGCACATAATGAATTTTTAAAATTAAATTTTTCAGAATTGCAAAAGGAGAATAGTTTATTATATGATGTAAAGGGAGTTTTAGGTTCTATCGCTGATAACAGGCTCTAG
- a CDS encoding mannose-1-phosphate guanylyltransferase, with product MDNNNTIIHVILTGGVGSRLWPLSRKSQPKQYLEIFENKSLFEMTVERNSHLADRVMVVGNVDNHHLSGKVMDKTQTAYTNIVEATPRNTAAAIAFAAFASNPDDILIVTPSDHIIDKMQDYNNAIQEAVSKAKEGFIVTFGIIPTKPETGYGYIESKGDKVLSFREKPNETTAKEFIARGNFLWNSGMFCFKAGVLLDELKQFQPDVYEKSKAVWDVNKDGFLDLDLSLEIPSISIDYAVMERSKKIKVVQATFSWSDLGSFESVYEYLVTKGHPIDGNGNMVIGCENHTTFLGLKNTIFVHTDSANLILQKENSQDVKDIYNELEKQNSVLLN from the coding sequence ATGGATAATAATAATACAATTATACATGTAATTTTAACAGGTGGAGTTGGAAGCAGATTATGGCCTCTTTCTCGTAAAAGCCAACCTAAACAATATTTAGAGATTTTTGAAAATAAATCCTTATTTGAAATGACTGTTGAAAGAAATAGTCATTTAGCAGATAGAGTAATGGTGGTTGGAAATGTGGATAATCATCATTTAAGCGGTAAAGTGATGGACAAAACACAAACTGCTTATACAAATATAGTTGAAGCCACTCCGCGAAATACGGCAGCTGCTATTGCTTTTGCTGCTTTTGCATCAAATCCTGATGATATATTAATTGTAACACCTTCTGATCATATTATTGATAAAATGCAGGATTACAATAATGCAATACAAGAAGCAGTATCTAAAGCTAAAGAAGGTTTTATTGTAACTTTTGGGATCATTCCTACCAAGCCGGAGACTGGTTATGGTTATATCGAATCAAAAGGTGATAAAGTATTATCATTTCGCGAAAAACCAAATGAAACTACCGCCAAAGAATTTATAGCAAGAGGTAATTTTTTATGGAATAGTGGTATGTTCTGTTTCAAAGCAGGAGTCTTATTGGATGAATTAAAACAATTTCAGCCTGATGTCTATGAAAAATCAAAAGCAGTTTGGGATGTAAATAAAGATGGTTTTCTTGATTTAGATTTGTCATTAGAAATTCCGTCAATAAGCATTGATTACGCTGTAATGGAGCGCAGTAAAAAAATTAAGGTTGTTCAGGCCACTTTTTCATGGTCAGATTTAGGTTCTTTTGAATCTGTTTATGAATATTTGGTTACAAAGGGGCATCCTATAGACGGGAACGGAAATATGGTCATTGGGTGCGAAAACCATACAACATTCCTAGGCCTGAAAAATACAATATTTGTTCACACCGATTCGGCCAATTTAATTTTGCAAAAAGAAAATTCGCAGGATGTAAAAGATATATATAACGAATTAGAGAAGCAAAATTCAGTTTTATTAAATTAA
- the rfbB gene encoding dTDP-glucose 4,6-dehydratase, with the protein MKKILITGGAGFIGSHVVRRFVNKYPDYQIFNLDALTYAGNLENIKDIEDRSNYTFVKGDIVEEQFINELFATHKFDGVLHLAAESHVDRSIEDPLAFVKTNVIGTMNLLNAAKNQWKENYEGKRFYHISTDEVYGSLGFDGLFTETTAYDPNSPYSASKASSDHFVRAYGETYGLPYVLTNCSNNYGSYHFPEKLIPLFINNIINNKPLPVYGDGNYTRDWLFVEDHASAIDLVFHEGKNHETYNIGGFNEWKNIDLVKLLCKIMDEKLGREKGTSEGLITYVKDRPGHDLRYAIDASKINKELGWKPSVTFEEGLEKTINWYLENEEWLQNVTSGSYKDYYKKQYS; encoded by the coding sequence ATGAAAAAAATTCTTATAACTGGCGGTGCCGGTTTTATAGGTTCTCACGTAGTAAGACGTTTTGTTAATAAATATCCTGATTACCAAATTTTTAATTTGGATGCATTGACATATGCTGGAAATTTAGAAAATATAAAAGACATCGAGGATAGATCTAATTATACTTTTGTCAAAGGAGATATTGTAGAAGAACAATTCATAAATGAACTTTTTGCAACTCATAAATTTGATGGGGTATTGCATTTAGCTGCAGAATCTCATGTCGACCGATCTATTGAAGACCCGCTTGCATTTGTAAAAACAAATGTTATTGGAACAATGAATTTATTGAACGCAGCCAAAAATCAATGGAAGGAAAATTATGAAGGAAAGAGATTTTATCATATCAGCACAGATGAAGTTTATGGCTCTTTAGGTTTTGATGGACTTTTTACAGAAACAACAGCTTATGATCCTAATTCACCATATTCAGCGTCTAAAGCTAGTTCTGATCATTTTGTAAGAGCTTATGGTGAAACTTATGGACTTCCTTATGTTTTAACTAATTGCTCTAATAATTATGGCTCTTATCATTTTCCTGAAAAACTGATTCCTCTTTTTATCAATAACATCATTAACAATAAGCCATTGCCTGTATATGGAGATGGTAATTATACTCGTGACTGGCTTTTTGTAGAAGATCATGCAAGCGCAATCGATTTGGTTTTTCATGAAGGAAAAAATCATGAAACCTATAACATTGGTGGGTTTAATGAGTGGAAAAACATAGATCTTGTAAAACTTCTATGCAAAATAATGGACGAAAAACTAGGAAGAGAAAAAGGGACTTCAGAAGGTTTAATTACATACGTAAAAGACAGGCCGGGTCATGATTTAAGATATGCAATTGATGCTTCTAAGATTAACAAAGAGCTGGGATGGAAACCCTCTGTAACTTTTGAAGAAGGTTTAGAAAAAACAATTAATTGGTATCTTGAAAATGAAGAATGGTTGCAGAATGTAACTTCAGGTTCTTATAAAGATTACTATAAAAAACAATATTCATAA
- a CDS encoding SLBB domain-containing protein, with product MKKITYILVLFITLFSYSVKAQDILKSKDLSVVKVDYLSDDDLAKISAQLKSNNTTIEQVEAMALSKGMSQIEYDKLKARLNEYSQKSAGGGNKPKIQENKIESGRKQEEIRNEKVKDSANALIFGSELFDNPTLNFEPDLKLATPVNYLLGPGDELQVSIYGVQEFNANLPVSVEGKISIQYVGQIAVSGMTVEAATQKIKGAIARVYSTVRSGQSQVSVSLSQIRTIKVTIVGGKQPGNYSISSLATVYNALHLAGGPGKNGSYRNIELIRNNKVYKNIDIYRFLVKGDQSDNVSLKENDVIRIPAYSQRVTVQGQVKRPGIFEMKKGESFSDLLNFSSGFNEFAYTASVNVVQKTGKEFKVQDINEDQYSTYQPQSGDVFRITKILNRFENRIKIEGAVFRPDYYSFTDGMRISDLVARAEGLKEDAYSKRARIIRLKTDLTTEIVNVDLEAALAGDINSDLELKREDIVTVYSILDFREEYKVTIDGEVKNPGVYDYFENLTLNDLIVQVGGLTGSASKRVEIARMVKSDVIDDSNPKRIELLQFEISSDSNEQAKNFVLNPFDVINIRRIAVYEKPQMITVSGAVTYPGKYVLENKRETVYNVVMRAGGLTSVANIEGMKIQRPIKQDQIDKIKSIDLNLSKTDTLNDKLVKKLENDLMFSTIPVNWEKIVKNKNHYSNVSLFPGDEIIIATYNEGVKVSGNVLLTSEIPYRKGKNFKYYINSVGGVDSKGWKKKAYIIYPNGKADVTKSFLFFRSYPSVEPDSQIIVPEKPETRKMSTGEWVSIGSVLTSLSLLIITAFR from the coding sequence ATGAAAAAAATAACATACATCCTTGTTCTGTTTATTACTTTGTTTTCATATTCTGTAAAGGCACAAGACATACTTAAATCAAAAGATTTAAGTGTAGTGAAAGTAGATTATTTATCTGATGATGATTTGGCAAAAATAAGTGCACAGCTTAAAAGTAATAACACTACTATCGAACAGGTTGAAGCCATGGCTCTCTCAAAGGGGATGAGCCAGATAGAATATGACAAGTTAAAAGCCAGACTCAATGAATATTCGCAAAAAAGCGCAGGAGGAGGAAATAAACCTAAAATTCAAGAGAATAAAATTGAATCTGGAAGGAAACAAGAAGAGATTAGAAATGAGAAAGTAAAAGATTCTGCTAATGCATTGATTTTTGGATCGGAACTTTTTGATAATCCCACTTTGAATTTTGAACCGGATTTAAAGTTAGCTACCCCTGTGAATTATTTATTAGGACCAGGTGATGAGTTGCAAGTTAGTATTTATGGCGTTCAGGAATTTAATGCTAATTTGCCGGTTAGTGTTGAAGGAAAAATTTCTATTCAATATGTGGGGCAAATAGCAGTTTCTGGAATGACCGTTGAAGCAGCAACACAAAAAATTAAAGGAGCTATTGCAAGAGTTTACAGCACTGTTCGCTCTGGACAGTCGCAGGTAAGTGTTAGTCTTAGTCAAATACGAACTATTAAAGTTACAATTGTTGGAGGAAAACAACCGGGTAATTATTCCATTTCTTCTTTAGCTACTGTATATAATGCATTGCATTTAGCTGGAGGCCCTGGGAAAAATGGAAGCTACAGAAATATTGAATTAATTAGAAATAATAAAGTTTACAAAAATATCGACATTTATAGATTTCTGGTAAAGGGAGATCAGTCTGATAATGTAAGTCTGAAGGAAAATGATGTGATTAGAATTCCAGCATATTCTCAAAGAGTTACTGTTCAGGGACAGGTAAAAAGACCTGGAATTTTTGAAATGAAAAAAGGTGAGAGCTTTTCTGATTTGTTAAACTTTTCTTCAGGTTTTAATGAGTTTGCCTATACAGCATCTGTAAATGTAGTGCAAAAGACAGGTAAAGAATTTAAAGTACAGGATATAAATGAGGATCAATATAGTACTTATCAGCCACAGTCAGGAGATGTTTTTAGAATTACAAAAATATTAAACCGTTTTGAAAATCGTATTAAGATCGAAGGAGCTGTTTTCAGACCTGATTATTATTCTTTTACAGATGGAATGCGAATTTCAGACCTTGTTGCTAGAGCAGAAGGCTTGAAAGAAGATGCATACAGTAAGAGGGCTAGAATTATTCGTTTAAAAACCGATTTAACAACGGAGATTGTGAATGTTGATTTAGAAGCGGCATTAGCAGGAGACATAAATTCTGACCTTGAATTAAAAAGGGAAGATATTGTGACAGTATATTCTATTTTAGATTTTAGAGAGGAATATAAAGTTACAATTGATGGAGAGGTCAAAAATCCTGGAGTGTATGATTATTTTGAAAATCTTACTTTAAACGATTTAATTGTTCAGGTTGGAGGTCTTACTGGTTCAGCATCAAAACGAGTTGAAATTGCAAGGATGGTAAAATCTGATGTTATTGACGATTCAAATCCAAAACGTATTGAATTGCTTCAGTTCGAAATTTCATCGGATAGTAATGAACAGGCAAAGAATTTTGTTTTAAATCCTTTTGATGTGATTAATATTAGAAGAATAGCTGTTTACGAAAAACCCCAAATGATTACAGTTAGTGGAGCAGTTACCTATCCGGGCAAGTATGTTTTAGAGAATAAAAGAGAGACAGTCTACAATGTAGTAATGAGAGCGGGAGGATTGACCTCTGTAGCTAATATAGAAGGAATGAAAATTCAGAGACCTATAAAGCAAGATCAAATAGATAAAATAAAAAGTATAGATTTAAATTTATCAAAAACAGATACATTAAATGATAAGTTAGTTAAAAAATTGGAGAACGATTTGATGTTTTCCACAATACCGGTAAATTGGGAAAAAATCGTAAAAAACAAAAATCATTATTCGAACGTAAGTTTATTTCCTGGAGATGAAATTATAATAGCTACTTATAATGAGGGAGTAAAAGTTTCTGGTAACGTTTTGTTAACCTCTGAAATTCCATATAGAAAAGGGAAAAACTTTAAATATTATATTAATTCTGTTGGAGGTGTTGATAGTAAGGGATGGAAAAAAAAAGCTTATATAATATATCCTAATGGAAAAGCTGATGTTACAAAATCATTTTTATTCTTTAGATCGTATCCTTCGGTTGAACCTGATTCTCAAATAATAGTTCCAGAAAAACCTGAGACAAGGAAGATGAGTACAGGAGAATGGGTAAGTATAGGAAGTGTATTAACCAGTTTATCATTATTAATAATAACTGCTTTTAGATAA
- a CDS encoding lipopolysaccharide biosynthesis protein, with amino-acid sequence MEHRTTEIDEVSLKELIDKGKDWYLYLLLKWKLIIIAVFLGALLGIGYSSVKKTTYTATLSFALEDEKSGGLGNALGLASSLGLDLGGNGGGMFTGANLTELFKSRAMVEKTLLTPVKLNGKVISLAEMYIQNNKWREKWNENPKLRLLNFYPNSNRNNFTRIQDSVLGVMYGSLSKSGLLVGLKDKKMSIINIEVSSTDELFAKYFCEALAEQVSDFYISTKSKKARMNMAILERQTDSIRGELNGAITGVAVANDNTFNLNPALNVRRTPSARRQVDVQANTAILTELVKQTELAKVTLRRETPLIQIIDRPILPLENEKFGKLKGIIFGGFLFGFLSIIFLIVKRILNN; translated from the coding sequence ATGGAACATCGAACGACAGAAATTGACGAAGTATCGTTAAAAGAACTTATAGATAAAGGTAAGGATTGGTATTTGTATTTGCTTTTAAAATGGAAACTTATAATTATTGCTGTTTTTTTAGGTGCGCTTTTAGGAATTGGTTATTCTAGTGTGAAAAAAACTACATATACTGCTACATTATCTTTTGCTTTAGAAGATGAAAAATCTGGGGGGCTAGGAAATGCTTTAGGGTTAGCAAGTTCACTTGGACTTGATTTGGGAGGAAATGGAGGAGGAATGTTTACAGGAGCTAATTTAACAGAGCTTTTTAAATCACGTGCAATGGTAGAAAAAACCTTGTTAACTCCGGTAAAATTAAACGGAAAGGTTATTTCATTGGCTGAAATGTATATTCAGAATAATAAATGGCGAGAGAAGTGGAATGAAAACCCAAAGTTACGTTTGTTAAATTTTTATCCTAATTCTAATCGAAACAACTTTACGCGTATTCAGGATAGTGTACTTGGTGTAATGTATGGGAGTTTATCAAAATCGGGTCTTTTAGTTGGTTTAAAGGATAAAAAAATGTCAATTATTAATATTGAGGTTTCTTCTACAGACGAACTGTTTGCAAAATATTTTTGTGAAGCACTAGCAGAACAGGTTTCAGATTTTTACATTAGCACAAAAAGTAAGAAAGCAAGAATGAACATGGCTATACTTGAGCGGCAAACGGATTCTATTAGAGGAGAGCTAAATGGCGCTATTACTGGTGTTGCCGTTGCTAACGATAATACTTTTAATTTGAATCCTGCCTTAAATGTGCGACGAACACCGTCTGCAAGAAGACAAGTTGACGTTCAGGCTAATACTGCTATATTAACTGAATTAGTGAAACAAACCGAACTTGCTAAGGTTACCTTAAGAAGAGAAACTCCTTTGATTCAAATTATTGATAGACCAATTTTGCCATTAGAAAATGAAAAATTTGGTAAGTTAAAGGGGATAATTTTTGGGGGTTTTTTATTTGGTTTTCTTAGTATTATCTTTTTAATCGTTAAACGTATTTTAAACAATTAG
- the pseB gene encoding UDP-N-acetylglucosamine 4,6-dehydratase (inverting), which produces MLNNKTILITGGTGSLGKALTKHIFEVYPSVKKVIIFSRDEQKQFQMAQEYPLNQYPQIRFFLGDVRDEQRLIRAFQNVDYVIHAAAMKHVHLAEYNPDECIKTNIGGAQNVIHAALQTNVQNVVALSTDKACAPINLYGATKLTSDKLFVAANNIKGVNPIKFSVVRYGNVMGSNGSVIPFFINKKKEGKLPITDIAMTRFNISLQGGVDMVMHAMEHAWGGEIFIPKIPSYKITDVAEAVAPDCPIEIVGIRPGEKIHEEMITASDSFYTYDLGKYYTILPSIPNFKLDNYLNHFKAKKVDEGFYYNSGSNDEWETIDSLRSLIKEHVDANFEV; this is translated from the coding sequence ATGTTAAATAATAAAACAATATTAATAACTGGAGGAACTGGATCTCTAGGTAAAGCGTTAACAAAACATATTTTTGAAGTATATCCTTCTGTAAAAAAAGTAATAATTTTTTCTCGTGATGAGCAAAAGCAATTTCAAATGGCGCAGGAATATCCGTTGAATCAATATCCTCAAATAAGATTTTTTCTTGGAGATGTTAGAGATGAACAAAGATTAATTCGAGCATTTCAGAATGTAGATTATGTTATCCATGCAGCAGCGATGAAACATGTGCACTTAGCAGAATATAATCCAGACGAATGTATTAAGACTAATATTGGAGGAGCACAAAATGTAATACACGCTGCATTGCAAACAAATGTTCAGAATGTGGTAGCATTATCTACAGACAAGGCTTGTGCTCCTATTAATTTATATGGAGCGACAAAATTAACCTCAGATAAATTATTTGTTGCTGCAAATAATATAAAAGGTGTTAACCCAATTAAATTTTCAGTAGTGAGATATGGTAATGTAATGGGATCTAATGGTTCTGTAATTCCATTTTTTATTAATAAAAAGAAAGAAGGAAAATTGCCAATCACAGATATTGCTATGACACGTTTTAATATTTCTCTTCAAGGAGGAGTTGATATGGTTATGCATGCAATGGAACATGCTTGGGGAGGTGAAATTTTCATACCTAAGATTCCTTCATATAAAATTACGGACGTGGCAGAGGCAGTAGCTCCTGATTGTCCAATTGAAATAGTTGGTATTAGACCAGGTGAAAAGATACATGAGGAAATGATTACTGCATCTGATTCTTTTTACACATATGACCTAGGAAAATACTATACAATTTTACCATCTATTCCTAACTTTAAGCTTGATAATTATTTAAATCATTTTAAAGCAAAAAAAGTTGATGAAGGTTTTTATTATAATTCTGGATCAAATGATGAATGGGAGACTATTGATAGTTTGAGAAGTTTAATAAAAGAACATGTTGATGCAAACTTTGAAGTGTAA